A stretch of the Arachis stenosperma cultivar V10309 chromosome 6, arast.V10309.gnm1.PFL2, whole genome shotgun sequence genome encodes the following:
- the LOC130934978 gene encoding uncharacterized protein LOC130934978, translating into MGGGTMPQRPSVPQLSSNLEKLSPPPPSSSSFSSPNHLKPPNANTTLSTSISRSNKPSRELMPVDPKEVAKKANSSLYDHVFETVPSQREVEDAISALLNFIEVVSSSSSDRQITSSSDSRIFLSEGYKRLYDAIQLLQTDPSIKRLVVSLSSDKAIWDAVMSHVRHQKLLEMPDSDENKTPQNSEENELAMYLLSWILQLIKGKVWELIENFQSLVNDFFHSPKTQHVDPAVLHEKLRSSLLLCIVILLIVIMARLERS; encoded by the exons ATGGGTGGTGGAACCATGCCTCAGCGTCCTTCTGTGCCTCAGTTAAGCTCAAATCTGGAAAAGCTTTCTCCTCCGCCGCcatcttcatcttcattttcttctcctAATCATCTCAAGCCTCCAAACGCAAACACTACCTTATCTACTTCTATCTCTCGCAGCAATAAACCTAGTAGAGAGCTTATGCCGGTGGATCCGAAAGAAGTAGCCAAAAAAGCCAACAGTAGTCTCTACGATCACGTCTTTGAAACGGTTCCATCTCAACGGGAAGTTGAGGATGCCATATCAGCTCTTCTAAA TTTTATAGAAGTGGTATCATCCTCGAGCTCAGATCGACAAATCACAAGCTCTTCTGATTCGAGGATATTTCTGTCTGAGGGATATAAACGATTATATGATGCAATCCAGTTGCTGCAAACTGATCCATCAATTAAG AGATTAGTGGTGTCGCTGTCATCTGATAAAGCTATTTGGGATGCTGTCATGAGCCATGTGCGGCATCAAAAGCTCCTAGAGATGCCTGATTCAG ATGAGAACAAGACGCCTCAGAATTCTGAAGAAAATGAGCTCGCCATGTATCTGTTAAGCTGGATACTACAACTCATAAAAGGAAAGGTCTGGGAACTGATAGAAAACTTCCAGTCACTGGTAAATGATTTCTTTCATTCTCCAAAGACGCAACACGTAGATCCGGCAGTGCTGCACGAGAAACTCAGGTCATCTCTGCTTCTCTGCATTGTAATCCTCTTGATAGTGATCATGGCGCGATTGGAAAGATCTTAG
- the LOC130934977 gene encoding nuclear pore complex protein NUP62, with the protein MSGFSFGSSSSSQSSSSSPFSLTNPPSSSASSSALSFGSSTPSTGFSFGSSSLFSSTTATANPSSAASSSPSPFSFSFASSSSTAGGSGGATTTAPSFGFGSTPSSSAASAPSFSFGFGSAPTASGSAPAPAPAPSLFGSASSASTAAASSSGSSIFGAASSGSSLFSTPSFGGTSSATTPFGAKPSAATTPFGGASSASSASPFGGASSAPTSLFGGASSASTTLFGGTSSATTSFGSTPSSTTAAASKPFGGFSLSPSAASSSAATTTPSFSSVFATGASSSSSSSSSLFTGFAKPSAPTPTTTAASTAAASAPTPTSTTGFSFGNATSSASQPSFGFPNAAVSSPASSASTTSSTPASKPSGSFSFTTASAPLFSTVTATTASTPAAAASGSTPSSAVPAFGIPASTAPAIAASSLSGTPAASAGAASSTSGGSSFAGFGVGSSASTGSSTASFGTGFSFATKASAASTPAVSSSALAFGVSSTTTTAPTISSSSASATQTSSALVASTSGTTSTVSTSVAATAAPKLPSEITGKTVEEIIKEWNTELQERTGKFRKQANAIAEWDRRILQNRDVLLRLEIEVAKVVETQSNMERQLELIETHQQEVDKALQSMEEEAERIYKDERGLLLDDEAASTRDAMYEQSELIERELEQMTEQIKSIIQSLNSNQGGELDALDGMTPLDAVVRILNNQLTSLMWIDEKAEEFSSRIQKLANQGSASDRELMGPRMWMS; encoded by the exons ATGTCTGGATTCTCCTTcggttcttcttcttcctctcagTCTTCGTCTTCTTCTCCCTTCTCCTTGACAAACCCTCCATCCTCTTCCGCTTCCTCTTCCGCATTATCCTTCGGCTCATCCACCCCCTCCACTGGTTTCTCATTCGGATCCTCCTCCCTCTTCTCTTCCACCACCGCCACCGCAAACCCTAGCTCCGCCGCTTCTTCCTCACCAAGTCCATTCTCTTTCTCATTCGCTTCTTCATCCTCCACCGCAGGAGGAAGCGGCGGCGCCACTACTACCGCACCCTCCTTCGGCTTTGGCTCCACACCTTCCTCCTCCGCAGCCTCTGCGCCGTCATTTTCCTTCGGTTTTGGGTCCGCGCCGACCGCATCTGGCTCCGCTCCTGCTCCAGCTCCAGCTCCGTCTCTGTTCGGCTCTGCTTCTTCGGCTTCCACTGCGGCAGCTTCGAGTTCCGGTTCTTCCATTTTCGGTGCCGCGAGTTCAGGCTCTTCCTTGTTCTCCACACCGTCTTTTGGTGGAACTTCCTCTGCCACGACGCCGTTTGGGGCAAAACCCTCTGCTGCGACGACACCATTTGGCGGAGCATCTTCTGCTTCTTCGGCGTCACCGTTTGGCGGAGCATCTTCTGCTCCAACCTCGCTATTTGGTGGAGCATCTTCTGCTTCAACCACACTCTTTGGGGGAACTTCATCTGCAACGACGTCATTTGGATCAACACCTTCTTCAACAACAGCGGCTGCGAGTAAGCCATTTGGAGGGTTTTCGCTCTCCCCGTCGGCGGCTTCCTCTTCTGCTGCAACTACAACTCCTTCATTCTCAAGCGTGTTCGCCACTggtgcttcttcttcctcttcgaGCTCATCTTCTCTGTTTACGGGGTTTGCAAAACCATCTGCACCAACACCAACAACAACTGCAGCCTCTACTGCCGCTGCTTCTGCACCGACGCCGACTAGCACTACTGGATTCTCCTTCGGAAATGCAACTTCGTCTGCTTCTCAACCATCTTTCGGGTTCCCCAATGCGGCTGTTTCATCACCAGCTTCATCCGCTTCTACAACTTCCAGCACACCGGCTTCAAAACCTTCTGGTTCTTTCTCGTTCACCACAGCATCAGCGCCATTGTTTTCGACTGTAACTGCCACCACAGCTTCCACACCAGCAGCGGCTGCCAGCGGCAGTACCCCCTCGTCTGCTGTGCCTGCATTTGGTATCCCAGCTTCAACTGCTCCGGCAATTGCTGCATCTTCGTTATCGGGGACTCCAGCAGCTTCTGCTGGTGCTGCCTCCTCTACTAGCGGAGGATCATCTTTTGCTGGATTTGGTGTGGGGAGCTCTGCATCAACCGGTTCCTCCACTGCTTCTTTTGGGACGGGGTTTTCTTTTGCAACCAAGGCATCTGCAGCATCAACGCCGGCTGTTTCAAGCTCTGCACTTGCATTTG GAGTTAGCAGTACCACAACAACTGCTCCGACAATTTCCAGCTCCAGTGCAAGTGCAACTCAGACATCATCTGCTCTTGTGGCTTCCACTAGTGG AACTACTTCAACTGTCAGCACTTCAGTTGCTGCTACTGCGGCTCCCAAATTGCCATCTGAAATTACAGGGAAGACTGTGGAAGAG ATTATCAAAGAGTGGAACACTGAGTTGCAAGAGCGTACTGGAAAATTTAGGAAACAGGCTAATGCTATAGCTGAATGGGATCGCAGAATTTTGCAGAATCGTGATGTTCTATTGAGGCTTGAG atCGAAGTGGCAAAAGTAGTTGAGACACAGTCAAACATGGAGCGGCAATTGGAGTTAATTGAAACTCATCAACAGGAG GTTGACAAGGCTTTACAAAGCATGGAAGAAGAAGCTGAACGTATTTACAAGGATGAGCGTGGATTGCTTCTTGATGATGAAGCTGCTTCTACAAGAGATGCAAT GTATGAGCAATCTGAACTGATAGAAAGGGAACTAGAGCAGATGACAGAACAGATCAAATCCATCATCCAATCTCTTAACTCAAACCAG GGTGGAGAGCTTGATGCACTTGATGGAATGACTCCATTAGATGCAGTAGTTCGAATTCTAAACAATCAACTAACCTCTCTAATGTGGATAGATGAAAAG GCTGAAGAATTTTCATCCCGCATTCAGAAGCTTGCTAACCAAGGTTCTGCTTCGGATCGTGAACTGATGGGTCCAAGAATGTGGATGTCCTGA